DNA sequence from the Sediminibacillus dalangtanensis genome:
CTTCCTTTCTCAAGGACATGCGACAGAACTTTTAGCTTATATCATTGCCAGCCTGAAAGAAAATCCACAAATACGGTGGGTTGGAGCGAACACGAATGAGCATAACTTTCCAGCAAGGCGTGTACTGGAAAAGTTGAACCTGGAGATTTTTACAACATTGCATTCTTTGCCGGTTGTAGACCCCCAATTGATTTCCGGCACACCCGGGCCCAAATGGGAACGCGTAAACAACTTGGAAGAAAAACGGGCTTTACTCCGTTCGTTGGATGAAAATGCGATCAATGTATTTCCATACGAATGTTATTATCCTCTTCCGTTGACACAAGAATTACTGACGGATGAATACTTAGCTGAATCGGCTTTTTATCTAAGCCCGGACAGACAACGATTCTGCACCATAAAAAACGATCACAAGCGCGAATGGTATGCCCAGGTTAAATACTTCTGGAATGATCAATTTGACCAGCCCGGCTTCATGGAAACGGTCATGGACCATTTAGATAAGGATGATCTTCAACCGACTGCCTGGTTTGATTTTTCTCAAACAGCTTTTGAAAACATTCCAGATAAACGGGCTTTTCGGATTGAAGATGCCTGGGTATTGTATGGTACCTGGATTTAACGGGAAAGCTTTTCGGGTAAACAGGTAATAAGATATTTGAGATAAGGAGAGGATCGCGATGGACCAAAACAAACAATTCACGCTTAACTCCTTATATATCCCGCTGATAATTGCCATCCCGGCAAACATTTTGTTTTTAATCCGGCTCCAGTTTGGTCTCCCTTACCGTTGGGGTTGGGTAGCCTTTGCCGTATTCACCTTGTTTCTTTTTATTACAGGAGGAATTTCCGTTCGGAAAAAGGACACAAAATCACGCACACTTGGACTTGTTTACTTGATATCGGCCATCTTGTTCATTTGTTTGGCACTTCTGCTCTCCTGATCCTTTGAAAAACACTCGCTGAAACCTCTGCGAGTGTTTTTTCTACGTTTCTTCTCAAACCTTTTTACTTTTTCGTAAAAAATATAAACTGCGACATAACCTTGCTGTTTTTTCCTCCTAGTCTTAACAGAATGAGTGCTAATCCACCGCTTCGGTAGCATTCTTCGCTTTCCGCGGGCACGGCTTCAGCTAACTTGGTAAAGAAAACCGCTTTACCAAGTGGATCTTCAGCTCGTGCTTTTCCCGCAGGAGTCTGTGTATGCTCCCTGCGCTAAGAAGCATGCTGATTAGCGTTAGCGAAGAATTTTTTCCTTGAAACCCAACAAGAATTCTTAAAAACGGTTGTCAGGAAACGCGTGCTTTTCTTCCTAGAAAACAGTTGGGGTTCCGTCTTTTTCTCCTTCTCTTGGACTTTTTTGCTTGTTTTTCTAACTACATAAGGGACCAAGTGATTCAAGATTAAAAATGTCTCGTACACTTGTTTAGAAACAGGAATCTGTTTCCAGCGAAGGAAATACCCGAAGACTCCTGCGGGAGGAAAGGCCTCGGTGAGATCCCGCAGAGCGTCAGCTCGAGGAAGCTCACCAGCCGCCCGCGGAAAGCGCAGGGTATTTCCGCAGCGTCTAACCTGCACATTTTCTAGTCAAGGACAGAAAGGAATCATTTAGTTCGCAGTTTCTATCAACAGCAAATTAACGCACAGCCAAGTGCACGTGAAAAGACAAATGAAAAGACAAGCAAAAAGGCTGCCGGTATGCTGCCGACAGCCAAAAAACACATGCCTCTACTTCTTCTTTTTCTTTCGTTTCCCATTGCTCTTTTTCGACGAGCCTTTCGGTTTCTTGCTTGCTTTCCCGTTTTGTTTGTTGGTACGTTCCCTTTTGGGCGTGATCACCTTCGGTCGATCCGGAGCAACCCGTTCCTTTCTCGGCTTCATTCCGACAATCTCGAAGTCGACAACTCGTTCGTCTAAATTGACATTCACCACACGGATCGTGATTTCGTCTCCTATCCGGAAAATGTTGCCGGTCCGCTCACCGATCATCGCGTAATGCTTTTCGTCAAAATGATAATAGTCGTCGGTCAAGTAGCTGACATGGACAAGTCCTTCAATCGTATTCGGCAATTCCACAAACAAACCGAATCCTGTTACCGAACTAATGACACCATCGTACTCTTCGCCGATTTTATCTTGCATATATTCCGCTTTCTTCAAATCATCGGTTTCACGCTCGGCATCGACAGCTGCCCGTTCCATTTCAGAAGAATGCCTGGCGATTTCCGGCATCTTTTCTTTCCAATGCTTCTGTGTTTGCTGATCCAACTGGCCGTTTACCAAATAGGTCCTGATCAGTCGATGAACAATCAAATCCGGGTAACGACGGATCGGGGAAGTAAAGTGGGTATAAAAATCTGTCGCCAGACCAAAATGACCGATGCTTTGCGGATCATATTTCGCCTGTTGCATGGAACGAAGCATCAGTTTGGAAATGATCATCTCTTCCTGCGTTCCCTGAACTTCCTCCACTATGCTTTGAAGAGCCTGCGGATGGATTTCGTTCGATGTCCCTTTCACAACGTAACCCAGGTTAGCGATAAATTCGAAAAAATGCTGCAGCTTATCCGGATTAGGATCCTGGTGAATCCGGTGAATGAATGGAACATCCATCCAATGAAAATGCTCGGCCACTGTCTCATTGGCAGCAAGCATGAATTCTTCAATCAAACGCTCGGCCACAGAACGTTCCCGTAGTGCGACATCTACTGCTTTTCCTTCCTTATCTACCAAAACTTGTGCTTCTTTGAAATCAAAGTCGATGGCTCCGCGATTCATCCGCTTACGGCGTAAAATGGCTGCAAGCTCTTCCATATCCTTGAACATGGGAACCAATTCCTCATAGCGATCTTTCAAAGCTGGATCATCGTCCACTAAAATTTTATTCACATCATGGTAGGTCATTCGTTCATTCGTCTTTATGACACTTTGGAAAATGTCATGGTTGACGACTTCTCCTTGTGGTGTGATTTCCATTTCACAACCAAGTGTCAGTCTGTCCACTTGCGGATTCAAGGAACAAATCCCGTTGGAAAGCCTGTGCGGGATCATCGGTATCACGCGATCCACTAAATACACACTGGTCGCCCGTTCATTTGCTTCCTCATCAATCGGCGATCCTTCTTCTACATAATAAGAAACATCTGCGATGTAGACGCCTAGTTTATAGTTGCCATTATCCAATTGTTTAACAGTGACAGCGTCATCTAAATCCTTTGCGTCGGCGCCGTCAATCGTAACAATCATTTCATCGCGCAAATCTTTCCGATTGGCGATTTCCTCCGGTCGAATGGTTTCTGGTGTGTTTTCCGCCTGTTCCAAGACCGCCTCTGGGAAGTCGATTTTGATACCATGTTTGTAGATAATGGAAATAATATCGATGCCAGGATCATTTTTGTGACCTAGGATTTGCATTACTTCTCCCTCGGCACTCATGCGGCCTTCAGGAAACTTAGTGATTTTGACGATCACTTTATGACCGTCTACTGCCCCCTTGGAAGCACTTTTCGGCACGAAAATATCATTTGGAATCCGTTTGTCGTCCGCAATAACAAAACCAAAATTTCCGTTGTCATCATACGTACCGACCACTTCAGTAGCAGCACGCTCCAAGATGCGGACGACGACTCCTTCTGGTCGCTTGCCGTGCTCGTCCCTTCCTTCAATCCGTACGAGGACTTTATCGTTATTCATTGCCGACTGTAAGTCTGCATGATTGATATAGACATCGTCCAATCCTTCTTCTTCCGGTATCAGGAATGCAAAACCTTTCGCATGCATCTGGATTTTTCCGCGGATTAAATTCATTCTTTCAGGAGGACCGTAGCGGTTTTTTCTCGTCCTGACCAGTTCCCCTGCTTCTTCCAGCTCATTAAGATTTTTCATCAGGATTTTAAAATCGTCAGCCTCCTGTAAATCGAGAATTTCTTCGATTTCCTGTACAGACAATGGCTTGGACGCATTCTCTTTGAAATAATCCATTATTTGCTGTTTCATCTCGTTTTCCAAACGCTCACCTTCCTTCACTAATCTTTATTTCGTTACGTTCGGTCTTTTTCCAGAATGGTATAAGTATTTCTATTATGCCTTAACTCCATTCCAAGGATTCTAAAAATTGATAAATATCCTCATGAAGCTGATCTTTTTCTTTGTCCAGTGTTATCACATGAGAGGATTGTTCATACCATTTCATGTCTTTGTGGTCCGCTTCCACATTTTCATATATGTAAGAAGCACTATCCGTATTGATCATTTCATCATTCCGAGCCTGTACCACAAAGGTTGGTGCATAAATTTCATCCACCTTTCCCTTTACTTCAGTAATCAATCCGCCCAAATCATGGAACATACGGCTGGAATGATCAAGTAGTTCCTGAACTTCACGATCAATCGTCTGCTCGTCTTTTTTCTCTAATTGTTTGAACTCTTTCGCAAATGACTGGAACCCCTTCGTCAGCTGCTTTTCGTTGTCAAAAAACATCGGTGCGCACATCGGAATCACTGCTTTGACAGGTCGGGAATGTGCCAGCTTCAACCCAAGCACCCCGCCAAGAGACAGACCAGCAATTGCAATTTCCCGGTGGCCCATATCCTCCAGGTGTTTCATTGCTGCTTGGACATCTTCCCACCATTGATCAGGATGAGCCTTGATCAATTCTTCTGGCGGTGCCCCATGCCCGCGATAAATGGGTGCATGGCAGGTGTACCCTTTTTTTTGCAGGTATCTGCCCAGCATCCGCACATCAGCCGTATGGCCTGTGAATCCATGTAATAATAATACCGCGCGCTCTCCACCTTCAAACGTAAATGGTTCCGGCAGTTTAATTTTCATAATTGCTTCCACTCCTCATTTTTCGCTGTTCAATGTATTTCCTGTGTACAACGGAATTTCTGCTTCTTCATACAGGTATCACCGTCGTGTTTCTCTTCCCCTATTTTAGCTTTCTTATGAACGATTGTAACGGAATAAGGTTTTCCTTCCCGGGACTAAACTAAACGATCCCCTGCCGCACTTGCAGCAAGGGATCATTGGGATACCTTATTCAAATTCACTCAGCCCTGTTCAGGCTACAGTCTTATGGTTGCAAAATAAAACCAACAACAAATGTCAGCACGAACAAAACAACCGAAGCTACTACGGTCGCCCGGTGAAGTACTAAATCCATTCCCCGTGCTTTCTGTTTGCCGAAAAGCTGCTCCGCTCCGCCAGAGATTGCTCCCGAAAGACCGGCACTTTTTCCAGACTGAAGTAAAACCAATACGATAAGTGCAATTGCATCAATGATTAATACCGTAATCGCAGCTGCATACATGCTGCTACACCCCCTAATAAACTATCCGGCTGGTTACCGCCGATAATAAGTACATCCAGAAATTATCCTTGTCCAATCTATTTCTTATCGAATAACCCTTCATAAAAACGGACGATTACATATTAGTAATGTAGCATAATCCCCCGGCGCTTAGCAAGCCGATATTAGACGGTTTTCCAAATAAATATTATGATGAAATAAAAGGAGAGGAAAAATATGGAGCAAAAAACGTATTGGCTGACAACAGCTGATCAAGAAGAGGTTTTTGTCCGGAATTGGTACGAGCCAAACCAATCACCGAGAGCCATCATCCAGCTGGCTCATGGAATGGCCGAACACACTGCCAGATACCAGCGGTTTGCCGAATTTCTAGTTGAGCAAAACTTTGCTGTGTATGGCAATGATCATCGAGGGCATGGTTACACTGGAAAAAAGCAAGGCACTCTCGGTTTTCTTGACGAAAACAATGGCTTTGATAAAACAGTCGACGATTTATGGAGCGTAACGAAAACGATTAAAAGAGAACATCCCGAAAAGCCAGTGTTTCTGCTCGGCCATAGCATGGGATCTTTCCTATCAAGACGCTACATTCAGCTGCACGGTGATGTACTTAACGGTGTCATTTTATCCGGAACAGGAAGCCATCCTGGATTCATGAACAATATCGGAAAAGGGCTGGCAATTGCAGAACGAAATCGCAAGGGGGTAAAAGTCCCCTCCAAGCTACTCAATCGACTGGTTTTCGCCAGTTATAATCGGCACATTGACAATCAGGTGACCGAATTTGATTGGTTGAGCAGAGATCAGGAACAAATCCGCTCTTATATGGAGGATCCGTACGCGGGTTTTGTCCCGACAGCCGCTTTCTTTTTTGATTTATTCACAGGATTCGATCTTATTGATGATCCCGAAGGCATTGATTCCATTGCGAAACAACTGCCGATGCTGTTTTTCTCAGGGAGCATGGATCCTGTCGGTGCACAGACAAAAGGTGTATTTCGCGCTGCTGATACATATTATCGGCATGGAATAACCGACATCACCATCCGGATATATGAAAACGGACGTCATGAAATGTTGAATGAACTAAATAAAGAAGAAGTTTTTGCCGACATCGTTGACTGGATCCATGATGTACTGCCTTAGGCTGCTGCTGTTCGCTCTATGATTTGCTCAGAATATCCCCAGTTCTAACACTGCGGAACATACAGGCTCTACGGGGGATCACCGGGCCTCCCCCTCCCCCCCCCCACTTGAGTTATTATCTTTTCCCTGCTTCTTTTTTTGCATGAAGACTACACCCACCTCAACATGGCCCTTTCATTTATACTCAAAATCAACTTATTTAAAAAGCCCGACTCTTCTCACCTGACTTTCCCGGCCATCACTTATTTTCTTAGAAAGATAACTTGTTTTATACACAACATAACAACGTTACTATAGCCCTCAGCCCTTGTATCTACAGACTCGAACAAACAGACAATTAGGAGAAAAAACTGCTAAAAAGTGTTATATTCGTGACTATTTCATGACAAAAATGAATGTTTTTGAATGTTTTTGAACATTTATGATTGAAAAATGTAAGGGGTTGCTTTATGATTTAGTTGGTTGAGAGAAAGCAGAGGTGATGACCTATCCTGACACCAGAACGACACCAATTAATCGTACAGCAGATCGCAAAACATGGAACCGTTGCCATTCAGGATCTAATCAAGTTGACCGCAGCTTCCGAATCGACGATTCGCAGAGATTTGAGCGAACTTGAAAACCAAAACAAGCTGGTCCGAGTCCATGGCGGAGCAGCTTCAAGGCAGACAATCAGCCAGGAATTAAGCATTCCGGAGAAAACAACCAAAAACCTTCAAGAAAAAAAACGGATTGCGGCTGAAGCAGCTTTGCTGGTGGAACCCGATGAATATATTTACTTGGATGCAGGGACTACGACATTCGAAATGATCCCTCATTTAAAAAACAAGAATATTACGGTTGTAACAAATGGTCTCACCCATTTAGACGCATTGAGTGCCCAGCAAATAACCACGTATCTGACCGGCGGTTTAGTAAAACATAAGACAAGAGCTTTGATCGGCCGCGGAGCACAGATTGGTTTGCAAAGTTATCGTTTCGACAAATGTTTCATCGGAGTCAACGGTATTGATTTAGCTTATGGCCTGACTACCCCTGACCCAGAAGAAGCATTGATTAAACAACAGGCTTTGCAATCTGCTCAACAGTGTTTTGTGTTGGCGGACTATACGAAATTTGGTCAGGTATCTTTCAGCAAGATTGCAGATTTGGAAGAGGTGTTCCTCATCACAAACAAAATGAAGGAAGATGTCCTCTCCCCTTATCAAGACAAGACAAACATAAAGGTTGTGTAACAAATGATTTATACATGTACATTGAATCCATCCGTGGATTACATCATCCATGTGGAGCAGTTTTCCCAGGGAGGATTGAACAGAGGGACAGATACCGCTTATTATCCTGGCGGTAAGGGAATCAACGTGTCCCGAGTGCTGCAGCAATTGGGACAGCAGAATACGGCCCTCGGGTTCCTCGGCGGTTTTACCGGTGTCTTCATAAAACAAGAGCTGGACAAGGCCCATATCACCCACGATTTTATCGAAACGGACGGCCCAACCCGAGTGAATATGAAATTAAAATCAGAAGAAGAGACGGAAATCAACGGACCCGGCCCGGCCATTTCCGAAGAACAAGAGCAGAAACTGTTTCAAAAAATCGCCAATTTGAACAAAGGTGACTACCTGGTTGCTGCTGGCAGCGTTCCATCTACCGTTTCCTCTGACTTTTATGTAAAAGCTGCAGAAATTTGCCGGAAAAATCAAGTGAACATGATAGCGGATACCTCCAGTAACGCCCTGAAAAAAATCGTCGGCCAGGAAGTATTTCTGGTAAAACCAAATCACCATGAGCTGGGTGAATTGTTCGATACCACGATCACCACGGTGGAAGATGCCGTTTATTATGGCAGAAAACTGCACGAGCAAGGGGCCAAACATGTCATTATTTCGATGGGCGGACAAGGAGCTGTTTATGTAAGCGGCGATATGTACTTGCAGGCAAATGTCCCTGCTGGAGAAGTTCGAAACACT
Encoded proteins:
- a CDS encoding GNAT family N-acetyltransferase — translated: MPHDLLQIRKLAADDWNLVKHMKTNLEYDYVVDIFPDLISSNAHELYGLFSGNQLAAIAGYTLFPGGMAMLGRLRSDNRFLSQGHATELLAYIIASLKENPQIRWVGANTNEHNFPARRVLEKLNLEIFTTLHSLPVVDPQLISGTPGPKWERVNNLEEKRALLRSLDENAINVFPYECYYPLPLTQELLTDEYLAESAFYLSPDRQRFCTIKNDHKREWYAQVKYFWNDQFDQPGFMETVMDHLDKDDLQPTAWFDFSQTAFENIPDKRAFRIEDAWVLYGTWI
- the rnr gene encoding ribonuclease R — its product is MKQQIMDYFKENASKPLSVQEIEEILDLQEADDFKILMKNLNELEEAGELVRTRKNRYGPPERMNLIRGKIQMHAKGFAFLIPEEEGLDDVYINHADLQSAMNNDKVLVRIEGRDEHGKRPEGVVVRILERAATEVVGTYDDNGNFGFVIADDKRIPNDIFVPKSASKGAVDGHKVIVKITKFPEGRMSAEGEVMQILGHKNDPGIDIISIIYKHGIKIDFPEAVLEQAENTPETIRPEEIANRKDLRDEMIVTIDGADAKDLDDAVTVKQLDNGNYKLGVYIADVSYYVEEGSPIDEEANERATSVYLVDRVIPMIPHRLSNGICSLNPQVDRLTLGCEMEITPQGEVVNHDIFQSVIKTNERMTYHDVNKILVDDDPALKDRYEELVPMFKDMEELAAILRRKRMNRGAIDFDFKEAQVLVDKEGKAVDVALRERSVAERLIEEFMLAANETVAEHFHWMDVPFIHRIHQDPNPDKLQHFFEFIANLGYVVKGTSNEIHPQALQSIVEEVQGTQEEMIISKLMLRSMQQAKYDPQSIGHFGLATDFYTHFTSPIRRYPDLIVHRLIRTYLVNGQLDQQTQKHWKEKMPEIARHSSEMERAAVDAERETDDLKKAEYMQDKIGEEYDGVISSVTGFGLFVELPNTIEGLVHVSYLTDDYYHFDEKHYAMIGERTGNIFRIGDEITIRVVNVNLDERVVDFEIVGMKPRKERVAPDRPKVITPKRERTNKQNGKASKKPKGSSKKSNGKRKKKKK
- a CDS encoding alpha/beta hydrolase, translated to MKIKLPEPFTFEGGERAVLLLHGFTGHTADVRMLGRYLQKKGYTCHAPIYRGHGAPPEELIKAHPDQWWEDVQAAMKHLEDMGHREIAIAGLSLGGVLGLKLAHSRPVKAVIPMCAPMFFDNEKQLTKGFQSFAKEFKQLEKKDEQTIDREVQELLDHSSRMFHDLGGLITEVKGKVDEIYAPTFVVQARNDEMINTDSASYIYENVEADHKDMKWYEQSSHVITLDKEKDQLHEDIYQFLESLEWS
- the secG gene encoding preprotein translocase subunit SecG — encoded protein: MYAAAITVLIIDAIALIVLVLLQSGKSAGLSGAISGGAEQLFGKQKARGMDLVLHRATVVASVVLFVLTFVVGFILQP
- a CDS encoding alpha/beta hydrolase, with product MEQKTYWLTTADQEEVFVRNWYEPNQSPRAIIQLAHGMAEHTARYQRFAEFLVEQNFAVYGNDHRGHGYTGKKQGTLGFLDENNGFDKTVDDLWSVTKTIKREHPEKPVFLLGHSMGSFLSRRYIQLHGDVLNGVILSGTGSHPGFMNNIGKGLAIAERNRKGVKVPSKLLNRLVFASYNRHIDNQVTEFDWLSRDQEQIRSYMEDPYAGFVPTAAFFFDLFTGFDLIDDPEGIDSIAKQLPMLFFSGSMDPVGAQTKGVFRAADTYYRHGITDITIRIYENGRHEMLNELNKEEVFADIVDWIHDVLP
- a CDS encoding DeoR/GlpR family DNA-binding transcription regulator — its product is MLTPERHQLIVQQIAKHGTVAIQDLIKLTAASESTIRRDLSELENQNKLVRVHGGAASRQTISQELSIPEKTTKNLQEKKRIAAEAALLVEPDEYIYLDAGTTTFEMIPHLKNKNITVVTNGLTHLDALSAQQITTYLTGGLVKHKTRALIGRGAQIGLQSYRFDKCFIGVNGIDLAYGLTTPDPEEALIKQQALQSAQQCFVLADYTKFGQVSFSKIADLEEVFLITNKMKEDVLSPYQDKTNIKVV
- the pfkB gene encoding 1-phosphofructokinase, which gives rise to MIYTCTLNPSVDYIIHVEQFSQGGLNRGTDTAYYPGGKGINVSRVLQQLGQQNTALGFLGGFTGVFIKQELDKAHITHDFIETDGPTRVNMKLKSEEETEINGPGPAISEEQEQKLFQKIANLNKGDYLVAAGSVPSTVSSDFYVKAAEICRKNQVNMIADTSSNALKKIVGQEVFLVKPNHHELGELFDTTITTVEDAVYYGRKLHEQGAKHVIISMGGQGAVYVSGDMYLQANVPAGEVRNTVGSGDSMVAGFLASISAGSKPEKAFQTAVAAGSATAFQDDLCERADVDSLLPHVTVHSLDKGRF